In the genome of Armatimonadota bacterium, one region contains:
- a CDS encoding FAD-binding oxidoreductase, whose translation MSILQWDKQYEDFLHDESRLAGTANSISFPKTEAEVVEIVRAISSQGGFITIQGARTGIVAGAVPQGGHILNLSRMNEIGSVKRTKDGGTLAVQPGAILEEIRKVVEKESLFFPPDPTETTCSIGGMVSCNASGALSFHYGPTRKWVEAIRIVMSNGDIICLRRGECKAQGRSFSLTKESGRVIKGQLPTYSLPNVKSAAGYYVNENMDMLDLFIGMEGTLGVITEIELRLIPKPKAINGLTIFLPNEESAIKLVNVLRNSPIRPVAIEFFDANSLNLLRGIKSESSAFEKIPALKPHYHSAIYLEFHADNQDIIDEAVMQAMDAIIELGGTDEDTWYATNERELDHLKAFRHATPEAVNLLIDKRKKEYPELTKLGTDMSVPDERLEEAIAMYRAGVLEHELESVMFGHIGNNHIHVNILPHNKEDYERGRILYLSWAQQVVKWGGSVSAEHGIGKLKVPFLELMYGAKGIAEMRSLKAVFDPNCLFNPGNLFKWA comes from the coding sequence TTGAGTATTCTCCAATGGGATAAACAATATGAAGATTTCCTCCACGACGAATCCAGACTTGCAGGAACCGCTAATTCTATCTCGTTCCCCAAAACCGAAGCCGAGGTCGTTGAAATTGTTCGTGCAATTTCCTCGCAGGGAGGGTTCATCACAATACAAGGTGCTCGTACGGGCATAGTTGCAGGAGCTGTGCCTCAAGGCGGCCACATCTTAAATCTAAGCCGCATGAATGAAATCGGCTCAGTCAAACGCACTAAAGATGGCGGAACTCTAGCCGTTCAGCCTGGCGCAATCCTCGAGGAAATCCGAAAGGTAGTTGAAAAAGAAAGCCTTTTCTTCCCACCTGACCCCACCGAGACAACATGTTCAATTGGTGGGATGGTTTCATGCAATGCATCCGGAGCCCTCTCTTTTCATTATGGACCAACCCGTAAATGGGTCGAGGCAATTCGAATTGTCATGAGTAACGGCGACATAATTTGCCTGCGAAGAGGAGAATGCAAAGCCCAGGGCCGCTCGTTTTCACTAACAAAAGAGAGCGGTCGAGTAATCAAAGGACAACTACCCACATACTCTCTGCCTAATGTGAAGTCAGCAGCAGGCTACTATGTTAATGAAAATATGGATATGCTTGACCTCTTTATTGGAATGGAAGGCACTTTGGGTGTAATCACTGAGATTGAACTGAGATTGATTCCCAAACCCAAAGCTATTAATGGCCTCACAATATTTTTGCCGAATGAGGAGTCTGCCATAAAGCTAGTCAACGTACTTAGGAATAGCCCAATACGTCCGGTAGCCATCGAGTTTTTTGATGCTAATTCGCTAAATCTATTGAGAGGTATAAAATCCGAATCATCTGCTTTTGAGAAAATACCTGCTCTCAAACCACACTATCACTCAGCGATATATCTCGAATTTCATGCAGACAATCAAGATATAATTGACGAAGCTGTAATGCAGGCGATGGATGCAATCATTGAACTTGGCGGAACCGATGAGGACACTTGGTATGCGACAAACGAACGTGAACTAGATCACCTTAAGGCATTTCGTCACGCCACGCCTGAGGCGGTGAATCTCCTTATAGATAAACGAAAGAAAGAATACCCAGAGCTGACCAAGCTTGGCACTGACATGTCAGTTCCTGATGAACGCCTTGAAGAAGCAATAGCGATGTATCGAGCTGGAGTTTTAGAGCATGAGCTTGAATCAGTAATGTTCGGGCACATCGGCAATAACCATATTCACGTGAACATTCTTCCGCATAATAAGGAAGATTACGAAAGAGGCAGAATACTTTATCTCTCCTGGGCACAGCAAGTGGTCAAATGGGGTGGTTCAGTCTCCGCTGAACATGGGATTGGCAAACTTAAGGTGCCTTTTCTTGAGCTTATGTATGGAGCCAAAGGAATTGCTGAAATGCGTAGCCTTAAAGCTGTTTTCGACCCTAATTGCCTGTTCAATCCTGGAAACTTATTTAAATGGGCTTGA